In a single window of the Sylvia atricapilla isolate bSylAtr1 chromosome 20, bSylAtr1.pri, whole genome shotgun sequence genome:
- the SYNRG gene encoding synergin gamma isoform X2, with product MALRPGPGAGGAGGAGGAAAGAASFMFPVAGGLGPPQGMIPMQQQGFPMVPVMQTNMPGMMGMNYGSQMPPGPMTMQGGMALGPMPAAGMPYMGQAPFLGMRPAAPQYTPDMQKQFAEEQQKRFEHQQKFLEEERKRRQFEEQKQKLRLLSSVKPKTGEKSRDDALEAIKGNLDGFSRDAKMHPTPATHPKKPGSSLEEKALANGSDESEQEQTKLKTSEVGHKASAASQAHPSLPSSDWHVVGGHESGPTAAAEVHKASEQNRAVEECGVGVFPPQDPIQQIMPPWIYNDSLVPELYKKILETTLTPAGIDTAKLYPILMSSGLPRETLGQIWALANRTTPGKLTKEELYSVLAMIAVTQRGIPAVSPDVLNQFPAAPVPTLSGFPVPLPGGVSQPPLLPAAAPASVGLAIGPSVMGMSIPGPAPAPAAAPAPAPAGGAAAQPSGAFLPSYPPGQVVKPEDDDFQEFQDASKSGSLDDSFTDFQGEAAKAASSQHRSSVPSLLMPLPGTKPLSPADKYAVFKGMGAEKPSESAAAFGDGGDKYSAFRELEQPAESKYLGENLAEFKPTGADDGFTDFKTADSISPLEPPCKDKTFPAPFPPVPAQPKQPTQAKTPLNLADLELFSSPGENKQPSFPPAFNASKPGSFPPPPLPSASAQAAPTKTSSLADDFGEFNLFGEFSNGASAGGQDDFADFMAFNNSAGFSEPKPDDKYNALKLEASPGAQAGSSASTVKGGQSSATTATPTKYDIFKQLSLEGPGAGFEEAKDGALSSGKSDDDFADFHSSKFSSSSAEKSLVDKVAAFKQAKEDSASVKSLDLPSIGGSSVGKEDSEDALSVQFDMKLADVGGDLKHVMSDSSLDLPTVSGQHPPAADVDDLKGGPFGSCHSGSAVSSLASYDWSGSDRDDAQQGKKLPCFPQPSSTATSVLQKKETLFGSSENITMTTVSKVTTFSSEDALQDVSFAAFANFKDSGPVAGGPSDDDVGDFGDFARLPSEAQDAAAADAALGADFLAGVSSELRGEATDDFGEFQSEKPKISKFDFLVATSQGKVKSSEEMIKSELATFDLSVQGSHKRSLSLGDREISRSSPLPALEQPFRDRSNTLSEKPALPVIRDKYKDLTGEVEESERYAYEWQRCLESALQVIKKANDTLNGISSSSVCTEVIQSAQGMEYLQGVVEVYRVTKRVELGIKATAVCSEKLQQLLKDIDKVWNNLISFMSLAALTPDENSLDFSSCMLRPGIKNAQDLACGVCLLNVDSRSKKEEKPVEELPKKAFNSETDNFKLAYGGHQYHASCANFWINCVEPKPPGLILPDLL from the exons ATGGCGCTgcggcccgggcccggcgcggGGGGCGCCGGAGGGGCGGGCGGAGCAGCGGCCGGGGCCGCCAG cttcATGTTTCCTGTTGCTGGCGGTTTGGGTCCCCCTCAAG GGATGATTCCTatgcagcagcagggatttcCAATGGTTCCTGTCATGCAGACCAATATGCCAGGGATGATGGGAATGAATTATGGCTCTCAGATGCCTCCTGGACCCATGACCATGCAG GGTGGCATGGCCCTGGGGCCGatgccagcagctggaatgcCCTACATGGGACAGGCCCCTTTCCTGGGAATGCGCCCGGCCGCCCCGCAGTACACCCCCGACATGCAGAAGCAgtttgcagaggagcagca gaagaGGTTTGAGCACCAGCAAAAGTTCttagaggaggaaagaaaacgGCGGCAGTTTgaagagcagaaacaaaagctgCGACTCCTGAGCAGTGTGAAACCCAAG ACAGGtgaaaaaagcagagatgaTGCTTTGGAAGCCATTAAAGGGAACTTAGATGGCTTTTCTAGAGATGCTAAAATGCACCCAACACCAGCAACACATCCAAAAAAGCCAG GCTCTTCCTTGGAGGAGAAAGCCTTAGCTAATGGCTCAGATGAATCTGAACAAGAGCAAACTAAACTTAAAACGTCTGAAGTTGGGCACAAAGCCTCAGCTGCAAGCCAAGCCCATCCCAGTCTCCCCAGCAGTGACTGGCATGTTGTAGGTGGACATGAAAGTggtcccactgctgctgcagaggtgcaCAAGGCTTCAGAACAAAACAGAGCAGTTGAAGAGTGTG GAGTTGGAGTGTTCCCTCCCCAGGACCCCATCCAGCAAATCATGCCTCCTTGGATTTACAACGACAGCTTGGTCCCAG AGCTGTATAAGAAAATCTTGGAAACCACTTTGACTCCTGCTGGAATTGACACAGCCAAGCTGTACCCCATCCTGATGTCCTCGGGACTGCCCAGGGAGACGCTGGGGCAGATCTGGGCTCTGGCCAACCGCACCACGCCTGGGAAACTCACCAAGGAGGAGCTCTACTCTGTGCTGGCCATGATAGCAGTCACTCAG AGAGGGATCCCTGCCGTGAGCCCTGACGTGCTCAACCAGTTTCCAGCCGCGCCCGTCCCCACCCTGTCCGGGTTCCCGGTGCCGCTGCCCGGCGGGGTGAGCCAGCCCCCGCTGCTGCCCGCGGCTGCCCCGGCCTCCGTGGGGCTGGCCATCGGGCCCTCCGTGATGGGCATGAGCATCCCCGGCCCTGCTCCGGCCCCGGCCGCGGCTCCAGCCCCGGCTCCAgcgggaggagctgcagcacagccttcgggagccttcctgccctcctaCCCGCCCGGCCAG GTAGTAAAACCAGAAGATGATGACTTCCAGGAGTTTCAGGATGCCTCAAAGTCCGGCTCCCTGGATGACTCCTTCACTGATTTCCAGGGGGAGGCAGCCAAAGCAGCCAGTTCACAGCACCGGAGCAG TGTTCCTTCTTTACTAATGCCACTCCCAGGTACTAAGCCGCTCTCACCAGCTGATAAATATGCTGTGTTTAAAGGAATGGGAGCTGAGAAGCCTTCTGAGAGTGCAGCTGCTTTTGGAG ATGGAGGGGACAAGTACAGTGCTTTCCGGGAATTAGAGCAACCAGCAGAAAGCAAATACTTGG GAGAGAACCTTGCAGAGTTCAAGCCCACGGGAGCCGACGATGGTTTCACAGATTTCAAAACCGCCGACAGCATCTCCCCGTTAGAGCCACCCTGCAAAGACAAAACCTTCCCTGCACCCTTCcctcctgtgcctgctcagCCAAAACAGCCAACACAAGCCAAGACTCCTTTGAATCTGGCAGACTTGgagctcttttcctctcctggagAAAACAAGCAGCCATCCTTCCCACCTGCGTTTAACGCCTCAAAGCCGGGCTCCTTTCCCCCTCCACCCCTCCCATCCGCCTCTGCCCAGGCAGCACCCACCAAAACTTCCAGCTTAGCTGATGACTTTGGAGAGTTCAACCTTTTTGGGGAGTTTTCTAACGGCGCATCAGCCGGTGGACAAGATGACTTTGCAGATTTTATGGCTTTCAACAACAGCGCGGGGTTTTCCGAACCAAAACCCGACGACAAATACAATGCACTCAAGCTGGAGGCCAGCCCTGGAGCTCAGGCTGGCTCCTCAGCCAGCACAGTGAAGggtgggcagagctctgccaccACTGCTACACCCACCAAATATGACATCTTCAAGCAGCTGTCCCTGGAAGGCCCCGGAGCGGGCTTCGAGGAGGCCAAGGACGGCGCGCTCTCCTCGGGGAAGAGCGATGATGACTTTGCTGACTTCCACTCCAGCAAGTTTTCCTCCAGCAGCGCCGAGAAGTCGCTGGTGGACAAAGTGGCAGCTTTCAAGCAGGCCAAGGAAGACTCTGCTTCAGTGAAATCCCTGGATCTGCCTTCCATCGGCGGCAGCAGCGTGGGCAAGGAGGACTCCGAAGACGCGCTGTCTGTTCAGTTTGACATGAAACTGGCTGATGTGGGAGGAGATCTTAAGCATGTCATGTCTGATAGCTCTTTGGATTTGCCAACAGTTAGTGGCCAGCATCCACCAGCAGCAG ATGTGGATGACTTAAAGGGTGGCCCGTTTGGAAGCTGTCACAGTGGCTCTGCAGTCAGCAGCCTGGCGAGCTACGACTGGTCCGGCTCCGACAGGGACGACGCCCAGCAGGGCAAGAAGCTCCCCtgcttcccccagccctcctccacGGCCACCTCTGTCCTCCAGAAGAAGGAGACCTTGTTTGGCAGCTCAGAAAACATCACCATGACAACAGTTTCCAAAGTGACAACCTTCTCCAGCGAGGATGCTCTGCAGGATGTTTCCTTCGCAGCCTTTGCAAACTTTAAGGACTCGGGGCCGGTGGCCGGCGGTCCGAGCGACGACGACGTCGGGGACTTTGGGGATTTTGCCAGACTTCCCTCGGAAGCtcaggatgcagcagcagctgatgcagcCCTGGGTGCTGATTTCCTCGCTGGAGTCTCCTCTGAGCTGAGGGGAGAGGCCACAGATGACTTTGGAGAGTTCCAAAGTGAAAAACCGAAAATCAGCAAGTTCGACTTCTTGGTGGCAACGTCCCAAGGGAAAGTGAAATCCAGTGAGGAGATGATCAAGAGTGAGCTGGCCACCTTTGACCTGTCTGTGCAAG GGTCTCATAAGAGGAGCCTGAGCCTGGGGGACAGAGAAATCAGTCgttcctctcctctgccagctctggagcagccctTCAGGGACCGCTCCAACACTCTGAGCGAgaagccagccctgcctgtgaTCAGGGACAAGTACAAGGACCTGACTGGGGAGGTGGAG GAGAGCGAGAGGTACGCCTACGAGTGGCAGAGGTGCCTGGAGAGTGCCCTGCAG GTCATAAAGAAAGCAAACGACACCTTAAATGGAATCAGCAGTTCATCTGTTTGCACTGAAGTCATCCAGTCTGCTCAAGGCATGGAATATTTACAGG GGGTTGTTGAAGTCTACAGAGTAACAAAGAGGGTGGAGCTGGGCATCAAAGCCACTGCTGTTTGCagtgagaagctgcagcagctgctgaaggataTTGATAAAGTGTGGAACAACCTGATCAGCTTCATGTCCCTGGCTGCTCTAACG CCAGATGAAAACTCCCTGGATTTCTCTTCTTGTATGCTGCGCCCAGGGATTAAAAATGCCCAGGACCTTGCCTGTGGAGTGTGTCTCCTAAATGTGGATTCCAGAAGCAAA aaagaagagaaaCCTGTGGAAGAACTTCCCAAAAAA GCCTTTAATTCTGAGACAGACAACTTCAAGCTGGCATATGGAGGGCACCAGTACCACGCCAGCTGTGCCAACTTCTGGATCAACTGCGTGGAGCCCAAACCTCCAGGTCTCATCCTGCCAGACctgctctga